One window from the genome of Paraclostridium sordellii encodes:
- a CDS encoding ComEC/Rec2 family competence protein, whose translation MNISRNIKKIITSFIATFVIVSMAGCTSNDSKEVKSNTQVKSYNQESETKNTDSKKAQLHFIDTGNSDAILIKQGDKAALIDGGDNDDEGTVVKYLKNQGVNELEYVFATHPHADHIGGLDAVINAIPVKNVYVSNGDANTKTYTDFIKSIANRGLHPSVPLLNSEFELGTSKFKVLSVANTDDPNNNSIVLEYINGNDKVLLMGDAEADIEAKINAEDVDLLKVGHHGSHSSSTKTFIDKVKPEYAVIMAGKDNKYGHPHKETMDTLKSRNIEVHRSDECGDIVFTSTGNGLKVNCNKGSYKSGNEKGYNQGNTNDSSLKNPQNKINSNKNAQSNQVVSNNKEGIVYWTPKGKSYHTTKNCSALSKSKNILSGTIQESGKSDPCDRCN comes from the coding sequence ATGAATATTTCAAGAAATATAAAAAAAATAATAACATCATTCATAGCTACATTTGTAATAGTTTCTATGGCAGGATGTACAAGCAATGATTCTAAGGAAGTAAAAAGTAACACTCAAGTAAAATCATACAATCAAGAAAGTGAAACTAAAAATACTGATTCTAAAAAAGCACAATTACATTTTATAGATACTGGAAATAGTGATGCAATACTTATAAAACAAGGTGATAAAGCAGCACTTATAGATGGTGGAGATAATGATGATGAAGGAACTGTTGTAAAATATTTAAAAAATCAAGGAGTAAACGAATTAGAATATGTATTTGCAACTCATCCTCATGCCGATCATATAGGAGGGCTTGATGCAGTTATAAATGCAATTCCAGTAAAGAATGTGTATGTAAGTAATGGTGATGCAAATACAAAAACATATACAGATTTCATAAAATCAATAGCCAATCGAGGATTACATCCTAGTGTACCTTTATTAAATAGTGAGTTTGAACTAGGTACATCTAAGTTTAAAGTTTTATCTGTTGCAAATACAGATGATCCAAATAATAATTCTATAGTATTAGAATATATAAATGGTAATGATAAAGTATTATTAATGGGAGATGCAGAAGCTGATATAGAAGCAAAAATAAATGCAGAAGATGTAGACTTGTTGAAGGTAGGACACCATGGTTCTCATAGTAGTTCAACTAAAACATTTATAGACAAGGTTAAGCCTGAATATGCAGTAATAATGGCCGGAAAAGACAACAAGTATGGTCATCCGCATAAAGAAACTATGGACACATTAAAAAGTAGGAATATAGAAGTTCATAGAAGTGATGAATGTGGAGATATAGTATTTACATCAACTGGAAATGGATTAAAAGTAAATTGTAACAAAGGAAGTTATAAAAGTGGAAATGAGAAGGGGTATAATCAAGGTAATACCAATGATAGCTCTTTAAAAAATCCACAAAATAAAATTAACTCTAATAAAAATGCTCAAAGTAATCAAGTCGTATCAAATAATAAAGAAGGCATAGTTTATTGGACTCCCAAAGGAAAATCATATCATACAACTAAGAATTGTTCAGCATTAAGTAAAAGTAAAAATATACTTTCAGGAACAATACAAGAATCAGGGAAAAGTGATCCTTGTGATAGATGTAATTAA